The region AAGAGTTGGTGAAAGTCAATGAAAACTGGAATGTGCTTACTTGTGTTAAGGAAATGCGTATCCAAGCCGAAAACGTTTCGCGCGTTCATTCCATCTATGTTGTGGACGATCAAAACAGACTGAAAGGAAGACTCTCGCTCAAGGATTTATTGACGACTTCGACAAAAACACATATTAGTGATATTTATATTAGAAAAGTCAACTCGGTCAATGTCGATACTGAAGATGTTGAGGTGGCTCGAATTATGCAAAAATACGATTTGGAAGCTATACCGGTAGTGGACGAAATGGGTAGATTAGTAGGGCGAATCACTATTGACGATATTATTGATGTTATTAGGGATGAAGCCGATCAGGATTATCAATTAGCTGCGGGTATCTCGCAAGATATTGAAGCCGATGACAGTATTTTAGAACATACTAAAGCGCGTTTGCCTTGGTTGGTTTTGGCTCTTCTGGGCGGTTTTATCTCGGTGAGAGTATTGGGATTGTTTGAGGATGCTATGTTAGAACATGGCAAGTTGTTCTTTTTCACTCCCTTGATTGCTGCAATGGCAGGAAATGTTGGGGTGCAATCCTCGGCAATTATAGTGCAAGGTTTGGCAAATAATACGTTGAGTGGATCATTGTTCAGTCGCTTGCTGAAAGAGGTTTCTCTTAGTTTGCTGAATGGATTAATTTTGGCCGTAATCTTGTTTTTAGGAAGTCATTTTCTTTTGAATGTTGAAGTTATCATAGGGGTTATTGTCACCATTGCACTAGTTTCGGTGATTATAATTGCCTCTCTTATCGGAACTTTTGTACCCTTATTGCTGGATAAATTTGGAATTGACCCTGCATTGGCCACAGGCCCGTTTATAACGACAAGTAATGATATTTGCGGAATTCTGATTTATTTCTCTATTGCCAAATTGATTCTGGGATTTTAATCTTAAACAGTCATGTTTCTAAAATAAGGCTAAGGCCGATAAAGAATAAACTATTAACCAAAACCAAAAAACCAAAAATGAAAGTACATATAATAGGAGGTGGGAATCTGGGAGTTTCCATTGCTTTAGGACTCTCGAAATTTTCTAAAAACAATCAAATTACCATAACCAGAAGGAATACCTCAAGTATAATGCATCTGGAACAATCGGGTATTATAGTTTCGACAGATAATACACTTCATATTCAAGAAGCCGATTTGATTATTCTTACCGTAAAACCGTATCAGGTAGATACCGTTTTGACAGAGATTCTGCCCAAAATAACCAATAAAATAATAGCTTCTGCCGTAAGTGGGGTTGATATTGCTGCACTTCAGGACAAAACTAATGGTGCGCATACTATTATTCGTATTATGCCTAATATTGCCGCTCAATTTGGGGAATCAGCCACTTGTATTTCTTTTCAGGAAAAAGACAAGTCTGCTGCCGAAAATGTAATTGCACTTTTTCAAGATTTAGGGACAGCACCGGTAATTGACGAAAAGTTAATGGATGCTGCCACAGTATTAGCCGCAAGCGGAACAGCATTTGCCTTGCGTTATATCCGAGCTTCGATGCAGGCTGGTATCGAAATAGGTTTTGACTGGAAAACGGCATTGGAAATTTCGGCCCAAACGGTCAAAGGAGCAGCCGCGATGCTAATGGAAGAACAGGTGCATCCGGAACAATTGATAGACAGAGTTACTACACCTCAAGGTTGCACTATTGCAGGATTGAATGATATGGAAATGCACGGATTTAGTTCGTCATTAATACGTGGAATTAAAACCTCTTTGAAGCAAATTAAAGGTTAGCTCTTGTTAGTAACTGTTTTGTTTTAGTGAAAATTAAAATCATCAGTGTAGTTTAAATCGTTCAAAAAAAGGTATTTATGTGTTTTTAATCTATTTAAAGTTACCTTACGTCGAAAAAGGATAAGGATGTTTTAAATAAAGAAAAATGTGGCGTATATTAGTAAAGCCTACCTATGTCTACTTTTTACTTTTCGTATAAGTGTTTAATTTAATTCTAACTTAAAAAAACATTATCATGAGAAAATTATTTGACAGTTTTTACGACAGAATTTCTAAATTTTTATTTGGAAACGAAAAAGTGATGAGATATTAACACAATTACAGCTATTGTTTAAAAGGGAGCGTATGTAAAAAGACTACTTTATTAGAGCAAATTATATGAAAAACCATTTCTAAATTGAGATCAATTTAGAAATGGTTTTTTTATAGTAGTTTTCGGTTTTTAGATGATTGAATCTACTAGAAAAGTAGGCCGTTTTTTATATAGCAAGAGCCGTGTTTTTTTGTTAATTTTGACTACTAAACTTAGATACTTTTTTATGGCTATTAAAATTCTTCACATCGACAGTAACAATCCAATTTTGATGGAACAATTGCAAAAATTGGGTTTTGAAAACCATGAAGATTTTACTTCTTCCAAGGAAGAAATCGAATTAAAAATTAAGGATTATCAAGGTATTGTTATTAGAAGCCGATTTAAGATAGATAAAACCTTTTTAGATAAGGCCGTTAACTTGCAATTTATAGCCCGTGTTGGCGCCGGATTGGAAAGCATCGATTGTGAGTATGCATCGTCAAAAAACATAACGCTTATTGCCGCTCCCGAAGGGAATAGGAATGCGGTAGCCGAGCACACTTTGGGAATGCTATTGTCTCTTTTCAATAAGTTAAATCTTGCTGATAGGGAAATTAGATCGGGACTGTGGAATAGGGAAAGCAATAGAGGGCATGAGCTGGATGGAAAAACGGTTGGGATTATTGGTTATGGAAATATGGGAAAATCCTTTGCCAAGAAATTACGAGGTTTTGATGTTGAGGTTTTGTGTTATGATATTTTGGATAATGTTGGGGATGCCAATGCGAGACAGGTTTCGCTGGAAGAATTGCAAAAAAAAGCAGATGTATTGAGTTTGCATATTCCATGGACCCCAGAGACGAATAAAATGGTCGATGCTGATTTTATAGCTGGTTTTGCGAAGCCTTTTTGGATTTTAAATACCTCAAGAGGAAAAAACATTGTAACGGCTGATATGGCCGATGCAATGAAGTCAGGGAAGATTCTAGGCGCGGGTTTAGACGTTTTAGAATATGAGAAATTGTCATTCGAAACGCTTTTTCAGGATAAAGGAACTCCGGAGGCTTTTCAGTATTTATTGAAAGCTGATAATGTGATTTTATCACCTCATGTTGCCGGCTGGACATTTGAAAGTCATCAAAGATTGGCTCAGGTAATTGTCGACAAAATTAAAGAGAAATATTTTGGCAAAACTCCAAATGAGATTGTTGCGAAAAGGGTGACTGGTCTTGGTGGTGTTTTTTTTAAAGCCAAAAATCCAAAAGAACTGGTTGCTTGGTATGCTAAGCATTTGGGTTTAAAAACAGATGAGTATGGAAGTACTTTCTGGTGGAAAGATGCGCAAGGAAATGACTGTTCTACACAATGGTCACCATTTGCAGAGGAGACGAGCTATTTTTCTCCAAGTGAAAAACAATTTATGCAAAACTTTCGTGTTGAGAATTTGGAGGGATTGTTGATTCAGTTAAAACAAGAAGGAGTAACTGTTGTGGGTGAAATGCAGTCTTATGATTATGGTAAATTCGGGTGGATTATGGATGTAGAAGGAAATAAAATTGAACTTTGGGAACCGGTAGATGCTGTTTTTAAATAATTTTTTTTATATTTAATTCCTTAAAACCAATATAATAACTAGCAATTCATGGAAGAAACAAAATACGAACATTGGAATAATCCACAACCGGCTCAGGAAGACAATAAAAAAATAGCAGCAGGTTTATTAGCCATACTTTTGGCGCCTTTTGGGATACATAAATTCCTCCTGGGGTATACGACCGAAGGCATAATTTGGCTAATCATCAGCCTTTGTACTTGTGGAATTGTTACAGGTGTTCTCGGACTTATAGAAGGGATAATTTATCTGACCAAATCAGATCAGGAGTTTTATCAAACCTATCAGGTTAATAAGAAAGCTTGGTTTTAATTATACTAAAAAAGTCTCGATTTTGTCGAGACTTTTTTTTATGAATTTTGACAGCTTTAACTGTTTGCTTTTATTCTTCTTTATCTGCCAGTTTTCGTTCCAATTCTGCTTGAAACTCTTCCATTACGGGCTTCATAGTGCTTTCAGGAATATCGGCAATTCTGATGTACATTAAGCCATCTACAGCATTATTGAATAGAGGATCGACGTTAAAGGCAACGACTCTCGCATTTTGTTTGATGTATTTCTTGATTAAAACAGGCAAACGCAAAATACCAGGCTCTAGCTCGTCTATGATTTTGTCAAATTTATTTAAGTCGGCTTCTGTTTCGTTAAAGATAAAATCTTTATCAGCATCTTTGAGCTTTACTTTGTAGGCTTTCTTTGGATTAATATATTGCGCAATATAAGGGTCATAATAATTTGACTTCATGAATTCAATCATCAAAGATTTAGAAAAATCAGAGAATTGATTGCTGATGCTCACGCCACCAAGTAAGAATTTATGTTCAGGAAAGCGCAGTGTAGTATGAATGATTCCTTTCCAAAGTAAGAAAAGAGGCATTGGTTTTTGTTGGTATTCCTTGATGATAAAAGCACGTCCCATTTCGATTGATTTACCCATCATGTCGTGTAATTCAGGTTCAAAACGAAAAAGTTCATTCAAATAAAAACCTTCTATTCCGTATTTTGGATAAATTTCTGAACCCAATCCCATTCGATAGGCTCCGGCAATTTTTTGAGCGTCTTCATCCCATAAAAATAAAT is a window of Flavobacterium acetivorans DNA encoding:
- a CDS encoding TM2 domain-containing protein, yielding MEETKYEHWNNPQPAQEDNKKIAAGLLAILLAPFGIHKFLLGYTTEGIIWLIISLCTCGIVTGVLGLIEGIIYLTKSDQEFYQTYQVNKKAWF
- the proC gene encoding pyrroline-5-carboxylate reductase gives rise to the protein MKVHIIGGGNLGVSIALGLSKFSKNNQITITRRNTSSIMHLEQSGIIVSTDNTLHIQEADLIILTVKPYQVDTVLTEILPKITNKIIASAVSGVDIAALQDKTNGAHTIIRIMPNIAAQFGESATCISFQEKDKSAAENVIALFQDLGTAPVIDEKLMDAATVLAASGTAFALRYIRASMQAGIEIGFDWKTALEISAQTVKGAAAMLMEEQVHPEQLIDRVTTPQGCTIAGLNDMEMHGFSSSLIRGIKTSLKQIKG
- the mgtE gene encoding magnesium transporter; the encoded protein is MEFKISKELILELEQHIVNKNDKELEVLLADMHHADIAEILDELDFDEATYIFKVLDSDKTAEILLELEDDLRENILSRLSPKEIAEELDELDTNDAADIIAELSQDLKAEVISELNDVEHAKDIVDLLRYDENSAGGLMGKELVKVNENWNVLTCVKEMRIQAENVSRVHSIYVVDDQNRLKGRLSLKDLLTTSTKTHISDIYIRKVNSVNVDTEDVEVARIMQKYDLEAIPVVDEMGRLVGRITIDDIIDVIRDEADQDYQLAAGISQDIEADDSILEHTKARLPWLVLALLGGFISVRVLGLFEDAMLEHGKLFFFTPLIAAMAGNVGVQSSAIIVQGLANNTLSGSLFSRLLKEVSLSLLNGLILAVILFLGSHFLLNVEVIIGVIVTIALVSVIIIASLIGTFVPLLLDKFGIDPALATGPFITTSNDICGILIYFSIAKLILGF